The genomic stretch CGCCAAAGATCCCCAACATCCTTTTCATGTTAATGCTAGAAACGGGGTTAATATTGAAGTACTCGGAACTTCTTTCAACGTGCGAAGCTACACGGACGAGAATGCTATCGAAACCGTACTGGAAGAGGGATCTGTACGAATGAGCCAAGGGAAAGATGCCGTTATTCTAAGCCCCGGTAACAAGGCAGTCTATCTTCCCAACGAACCGATTCAATTGACAACCGTCAACACGGAACTCTACACGGCATGGAGACACGGGCAATATATATTCATGGAAGAAAGCGTGGAGAATATACTGAAACAATTGTCTCGCTGGTATGACATAGAGGTATTTTACAGTAACGAAGCGGCTAAATCCGTCGTGTTTAGCGGTGACGTCAGAAAATATGACGACATCAACACGCTACTCGAAGCGATGGAAATAGCGGGAGGAATACATTTCAGGATAAACGGGAAGACGCTGATCGTGAGTTACAGCGAATAGGCAACATTCAACAACAATCTGAACTTAAGTACTTTATAAAACGATCGTTTTATGAGATAATCATAAATATGCTAAATTCTTAACACCTATTTTATGAAAAAAAACTGTCGAATATTAACCGCAATGCTACTTGCACTGATAGGCTTACCCTCCTGTTCCGACGAGGATAATGAACTATCAGCCACGGGCCGGATTAGTTTTTATGGGGAAAACTATCTGCTGGAGCAAGGAGCGATTTATCACGACAACAATCACACGGTGATTGCAGTTACAGATTACACCTTCGAGGATCGATATCAAGGAGAAGACGGGGAGAAAGTCGATCAAGTAAAAGGTTTTAGCGCCGAGGTAAAAGGGAAACAGACGGGCAATTTCCTGATCGGCCTTTACGAACAGGGTTTCGTGCTGAGCGATCTGACCAAGGACGCACGCGGGAGTGGGGCCTGCATCTGTCTTAGGGTCGCCTCCCCGGAGGTTGACAGGATCGTACCCGGCAAATACGCCTATTCCTTGAACCGTGACGAGTATTCCTTCAAGGGTAATTCCAGCGTGAAATACAATTCGGGAGGAAGCACGACGGCAAACGAGTTGTCGGAAGGTGAAATCAACATTTCCCAGGAAGGGGATATTTACACGATTACTTTCAACTGTAAAACCAGTTTCGGGGGACCGATTGAAGGAACCTACACGGGAAGCTTGAAATCATTTGATATCCGCAAGGAGATCGGGACCGTGAATTTCTACGAGAATGTCAAACTGGAAGCCTTGTTTGACAAAGTGGAGTACACGGATCCGGAGGGGGTATTCCACAGTGAACCGGATTACCTGCGGGCCACTTCTTTTTTCTTGAGTTCCACGCAACAAGTGTACTCGGCTAATCTATACAAAGAACTCGCGGAATCTGTCAAGAAAGGCATTGATATCGCCCTGGCTTACGACAGAACAAACCAGGCCGTGTATTTCGAATCCCCGATAAAAATGAGAGCCTTGCTGTGGCACAACACGTTCCAAAACGAAAGTCTACTCGATTACAGTTTTGACCTTCCCTGCCACACGAAGTACATGCCCGCCCCGCAGAGTTTCACGAACGCAGATTTTGAAGCACTGGCACAACAAGAAGATTTCGTTTTCGATTTCACGGAATCAAAAGTGTCCATCCCTGTCGGGTCAACAACCCCGCTTTTCGTTTTCGTGCAAACCGGCAACGGGCTACAAGGGGCCATTCGCATCAAAGAAGTCATTCCGGAAAGCACGGAAATGATCGGGGGAATTGTTTATCCCGTGAATCCGGCCATCGTCATGGACGTGAAATTTCCCCGAAGTTTCTCGGAACAACAAATCAGATAAGCTCATCACAAAATAGCTAACAACATCTACTATGAAAAAAATCAATTATAAAAATAATTGTATGGGGAAACTATGGAATTTTTTCAGATTCTCGCTGGTCTCACTAGCCATGCTTCTCCCCATATTATCGGCCAAGGCGACAACGGACGAAACAAAATTAAGCCTGTCGCTGAAGAATGCCAATTTACCGACAATTTTGAAAGAGATTAAAAATCAGACGAAATACGATTTCATGTATAACTCCAAGGAGATCGATATTAACAAAACGATTTCCGTGAACGTGAAAAACGTGTCGTTGGATTCGGCATTAAAAGTATGCCTTACTCCTTTCGGTTTGACATACACGATGAAAGACAAAATCATTATCTTGAAAAAGAAACAGGAAAAAGCAAACGCTCAAATCTCGCAACACCTGATTTCCGGGGTCGTGAAAGACAAGCAAGGAATGCTTTTACCCGGCGTTGCAGTTATTTTAAGAGGAACCACAATAGGGACGGTTACAGACCCTAGCGGACGGTTTAAAATCAACATTCCGCAGGGAAAGAATATATTAGGCTTCACGTTTATCGGGATGAAGCCCGTGCAACGGGAAGTGGAAGGAGAACAAATTATTTCGGTGATCATGGAAGAGGATGTTGCAGAACTGGATGAAGTCGTCGTTACCGGTATGGAAACGATCAAGAAAGACCACATGACAGGAAGTGCCTCCGTGATCACGGCGAAAGATTTACGCACGCAAGGGATCAATTCCATTGACCGGATTCTGGAAGGAACCATCGCCGGACTGAACAGTACGACCCTGTCGGGAGCCCCCGGAACCCGTGCAAAAATTACCATCCGGGGAGAAAATAACCTCACCGGACGGACAGAACCCCTCTGGATCGTGGACGGCCTTCCCCTCATGAGCGGTGTACCGGAAAACAATACCGGGGATTATGCAGGTACCATCATGCAAGATGGGGTCGGTAACATCATGCCCGAAGATATTGAATCGGTAACCATTTTGAAGGACGCTTCCGCCGCGGCAATCTACGGGGCAAAGGCAGCCAACGGGGTTATCGTTATCACCACGAAAAAAGGATTCCGTTCAAAGACACAATTCAATTACACCGGAAATTATAGTCTGGCCGAAGCTCCCCGTCTACACATGGACTTCATGAATTCCCGGGAAAAACTACAATACGAGCAAGATATTCTAAAAACTTTCGGACTCAGTTTTTCAGACTGGACCGGACGAGGCGGGTATCTTTACAAACAATTACTGGAAGGATTCATCACGCAAGATCAATATGACAAGGAACTCAACCGATTGAAAAGCAAGAGTACGGACTGGTTCAAGGTTTTGTTCCGCACGGCCCAATCCCATTCTCATAACATCAGCATACGAGGGGGATCGAACGAAATGACGTATTATACTTCTGTCAATTTCCAAGAGAAAAACGGAATTTTACTTTCCAATAAATACACGAATGCCGGAATCTTAATGAAACTGGACTATCGCCCGATCAAAAATTTAATCCTCGCCCTTGATTTGTCAGCTAACATCCGCAAGAACAGGGACCACGCTTCGGCTGTCGACCCGTTCAAATACGCGGTTTTTGCCAATCCTTACGAGCGTCCTTATGACGAAAACGGGAATTACGCCGCCGATTTAAGCTATCTAGGTAAAAATTACACGGAAATGACGGCTTCCGGGTATAAATACGATTCGTTTAACATTCTTCGGGAATTGAACGAGACCAAGAAATCGGATGACGGCCTGGATGCCAGCTTGACCTTCAATATCCGTTACGACATCATTCCGGGACTTGCCATTTCATCCATTATCCGGAAGGGAGCCAGTTACAACACGACGACCACGGAAATCGAGGCCGGCACGTACACTTCTTATAACAAAGAAACGTTTGCCAAACAAATATACAAGGATGTACTCCCAAGCGAATTCAACAATGGAGAACTATCCGAGTCTTCAGGTAAAAACTTCAACTGGTCTATCCGCAACCAAATCGACTATTCTTTCACGATCAAGAATGATCACCTGTTCAGCATTTTACTGGCTAATGAAGTCACATCCAAAAAGTTCAATAATTCCGGCTACACTTCTCCCATGTATTACGGGGACTACCGCATCACGGGCGTTCCGGACTTGGGGAATGATGTTTCGTACGAAACGCTACGGGCTCAAATCGGAAGCATGTTTAACACCTCTACCGGGCAGGATCGCACCGTATCGTTCCTCGGTACCTTCCGTTACGGGTATAAAGACCGGTATATCTTGAATTTCAACTACCGGGCCGACGGGGCGGATGCTATCGGGGATGCCAATCGGTTTACCCCGTTGTGGTCCATCGGATTACGCTACAATCTACACCACGAGAAATTCTTCAAAAATGATATTGTCACGGAATTATCCCTCCGCGGATCGTACGGTTACACCGGAAATATAGACCGGACGGCCTACCCGTTCTCCACGATCACGCTAGGAAGTGATGCTTACGAGGGCAACCGATTCGCAACCGGATTCAGCTATCCGAATCCTTCCGTAGGCTGGGAAAAGAAAAAAGACCGGAATCTGGGTATTGATATCGGTTTTCTGAAAGGCAGGATCAATTTCACCATGGATTATTACAATAACCGCACGGAAGATATTCTGGAAAACTTAAGTATTCCTATTTCCACGGGTAGATCAAGTGTAAAAGCCAACGGGGGAACGGTGGAAAACAGCGGTATCGAGTTCTTCCTCAATATCAGATGGATCAACCGGACAGACCTCACGTTCAGCACGTCGGCAAACGTGGCTAGAAATAAAAACGTAATTATCCGTTCAGAACACGATTATGATTCCTACGCATCAGCCATCAGTTCCAAAATTCTCAAAGGAGGTATCGTCAACGTGATCGGGAAAGAGACCGGCTCTATCTACGGTTGGAAGATTGCAGGAGTTGATCCGTTATCCGGTAACCCACAATATTACTTGACACCAGAAGGAAAAAGGGAATACGCACAACTACTGGACAGGTGGGACTCCTTATCGGAAGCAAATCAGCAAACTTATTTAAATAGTGGTGCCGTACCCACGTTGGAATCCGTCCCTGACTATGTATCTTTCGATCGGGATGCAAGCATGTCTCCGGATTATTACAAAACTTCCATGCAATATTTGGGACGTTCCAATCCCAAATACGTGGGAGGATTCAACACCTATTTCCGTTACAAGAATCTGGAATTCTCCACTCAATGGAGTTACAAGGTGGGACATATTATTCAATCATTTAATGATCTTCAGAATGCCCCGAATAACTGGGGGAATGAAAGCCAAGCCGCCATCGGTTATGCCAGTGATTTAAGCGTATCGGGAACCAACCGGGAACGACGTTACCT from Butyricimonas virosa encodes the following:
- a CDS encoding SusC/RagA family TonB-linked outer membrane protein encodes the protein MKKINYKNNCMGKLWNFFRFSLVSLAMLLPILSAKATTDETKLSLSLKNANLPTILKEIKNQTKYDFMYNSKEIDINKTISVNVKNVSLDSALKVCLTPFGLTYTMKDKIIILKKKQEKANAQISQHLISGVVKDKQGMLLPGVAVILRGTTIGTVTDPSGRFKINIPQGKNILGFTFIGMKPVQREVEGEQIISVIMEEDVAELDEVVVTGMETIKKDHMTGSASVITAKDLRTQGINSIDRILEGTIAGLNSTTLSGAPGTRAKITIRGENNLTGRTEPLWIVDGLPLMSGVPENNTGDYAGTIMQDGVGNIMPEDIESVTILKDASAAAIYGAKAANGVIVITTKKGFRSKTQFNYTGNYSLAEAPRLHMDFMNSREKLQYEQDILKTFGLSFSDWTGRGGYLYKQLLEGFITQDQYDKELNRLKSKSTDWFKVLFRTAQSHSHNISIRGGSNEMTYYTSVNFQEKNGILLSNKYTNAGILMKLDYRPIKNLILALDLSANIRKNRDHASAVDPFKYAVFANPYERPYDENGNYAADLSYLGKNYTEMTASGYKYDSFNILRELNETKKSDDGLDASLTFNIRYDIIPGLAISSIIRKGASYNTTTTEIEAGTYTSYNKETFAKQIYKDVLPSEFNNGELSESSGKNFNWSIRNQIDYSFTIKNDHLFSILLANEVTSKKFNNSGYTSPMYYGDYRITGVPDLGNDVSYETLRAQIGSMFNTSTGQDRTVSFLGTFRYGYKDRYILNFNYRADGADAIGDANRFTPLWSIGLRYNLHHEKFFKNDIVTELSLRGSYGYTGNIDRTAYPFSTITLGSDAYEGNRFATGFSYPNPSVGWEKKKDRNLGIDIGFLKGRINFTMDYYNNRTEDILENLSIPISTGRSSVKANGGTVENSGIEFFLNIRWINRTDLTFSTSANVARNKNVIIRSEHDYDSYASAISSKILKGGIVNVIGKETGSIYGWKIAGVDPLSGNPQYYLTPEGKREYAQLLDRWDSLSEANQQTYLNSGAVPTLESVPDYVSFDRDASMSPDYYKTSMQYLGRSNPKYVGGFNTYFRYKNLEFSTQWSYKVGHIIQSFNDLQNAPNNWGNESQAAIGYASDLSVSGTNRERRYLNFWKTRGDMTDIARFVSSGNDYWSGIHTSTKYEKGDYLRLSNIAISYRLPSEVAQRFGMKNMSLSLNAYNLLTFTKYKGLDVGTSGAFSYPTSREYNIKLSVGF